TTTTCTTTCTTGATGTCCTCAAACCCTTTTAAAACAGCCTTTTCATCTGTCACATCAAAAATGTGTAGCTCAACAGAAATATTTTCTTTTTCTAGTTCTTGAACTGCTTGTTTTCCTTGCTCTTGGTCAATACCATTCAATATGATATGATACCCTAGCTTTCCCAACGCTTTAGCTGTTGATAAGCCAATACCACCGGTTCCACCTGTAATTAATGCATTTTTTTTCATGTTTCTTCCTCCTATTTTATAAAAAATCTTTTCGACTTGGTGTGAAAATATCGAGTAATTGACCTGCTTCTAGACATACAGCCCCATGCATGATATCTGGTTCTTTATATGTCATATCTCCTGCTGTCACAATCATTTTCTCTCCATTAATATCAAATTCAAACTTTCCTGAAATGATATATGTCATTTGCTCGTGCGGGTGCTTATGCATCGCACCAATAGCCCCTTTTTCAAACGTCACTTCAACAGTCATCAAATTTTCATCATAGGCTAAAACTCGACGTTTGATACCATTACCTAAATCTTCGCTTTCACATGTTTCGTGTTTAAAATAGTGCTTAATCATATTTTTTCTCCTCTCTATAGATCCATGTAACATAAAATACTGCGTTTTTCATTTTTTTTCGAATCAAAAGACTTCTTCTTAATTTATTAACTGGATTATCCGGTGTCCATGCTAGATAGATTTCACAATCCTCTGTATTGAAAACACTTTGTAGTTGAAGATCTTTAATCTGCCAATCTAGAACAAATTCTTTGCTTTCTTCATCTAATTTCATTACATTTTCATAATATTGATAGCCATTGTCTGCATATCCTAAGTCACTAGATATCCACTTGTATTTATTTAAACTTTCTTCTGTGATATTTCCTTCATTATGAAATACATAATCATAGGTTCTAACTTCATTCGAATTACATTCAAATTGATCTATCAACGTTGTTTCTGAGATTTTAATCGACCTTTTAAAGTCAACATCTTTATATACTTTAGTCGCCTGTGTTACACAAGATTCTTGAGTATAGTCTATTAGTCTACCCGGTTCAACCGAAGTATGGTCTGTACCATCCACAATAACCGTCGAATGCGAGGGTGTTTTTCGATGCCATTCATTGCAAATTACAGCACCATATCCCGCATTAGATAAATCTCTTGTTATTAGTTTATTTGCTGTACTTACCTCAATGGACATCTTATCCGGATGAGCATGGGATGGACCATGGTGGCCGTATTTTAGAAAAACATTCCATGTTTTATTTTTTAATATAATAAAATTCGACGCCGCAAAATTTGTTGTTTCATCATTTTTCTTTATAGAACCTTGCATTTCAAATTTTGGAATAAATATAAAACGTTCTAGTGAAATTTCATTATTATAATAATAGGGCTTTGACAATGGCAACTCTACACGTTCTGAATCATTATTTAAGATTGCACGTAATATTTGAGCAGTTTCACTATTATCGCCAAAAATTTGTACTCCCATACTATAAATATATGAATAAGTTTTTAGATTAATGTTGGGCCATCCATCATTTGGATTTGGTAAGATATGGTTGCTAAAGGCGTACTTATAGGCTGCTTTTAACATTTTCTCCAAAACTGCCACCTCATCAAAAGTGTACTTATACCTTTGAGCAAATATTCCCAAATACATAAACCCTTCTAATGTAAAAAAATTATAGTGAATAGAACCTTCATACCAAAATCCGTCTTCTGTTACACCCTCTAAGAGTTGACGTCGATTATTATAAGGTCCTTCAAATGCAAATTGAATTAGATCTTGCCTTGATGAAAATAATCCAATGACCCCAATAGCATTATTCATCCAACATGAGATATTATGAATTTTTACGACTTGACTTTTTAATAATTCAAAAATTTGTGATGCAAATGTATTTTTAATATATTCTATAAATTCTTTCGGCAAATCTTTTTTGACTAATTCAAGAGCCATAAAAATTCGAATAAAAAAAATACTTTCGTTTAGATTTTGTGGCATAATCCGTCCACAGCCCCACTGCATTTCTTCGTAAGTATTAAAATAGAGGCCTTCTTTATTGTGCAGTGGGAACTCTTCAAATTTATATATATAAAATTGACTAATGTCTAATATTATTTTCAACAAATTTTTTTCTCTTGTTCTTTTATAAAGCGCTGCCGCTTTTAATACTGTTACTGCAGCATTATTTCTATATATGTATCTCCAGACTTCTTTATATAGTTTTGATTCATAAGTTGTTTGACACAAGGGACATTTATGCTCGTTCTCATTCTCTGGATTAAAAATAAGAGCTGTCCCATCTTTTTCACAAAAATAATGATGTCCCCAGGCTGATTGATGCTTTGGATCATCCGAAAATTTTTGAGCAAATATTTTAACCTCATTTTCCATTTCTATTGCCATTTGTTCGATCTTCGACATTATTGTACTCCTTTTATTCTACAGTTAATCCTTTCAATAATACGCTCAATCCAAGTATACACAAGTGTATAAAACACACCAAATAAAATAGGTTCACCCGGTAAAAAAATCTGGTCATTTGACAATTCAAACAAATAAATAGCAAGTTGATTTATACTTGAATAAATACTAGAAACAACCAGAATAATGAAAATACTTTTTAATAAAAACAAAAGATTACTCACGACTCTCTGAAGCAGTTCTTTTTCTCGATGTTGCTTATAACGAATATATTCTTTAGGTGATTTTAAAATATGACGAATAATAGTCTTTGTGATATACAGTTCAAAGATTCCTATTGCAATACCAAGAAAGAAAATATAGTCTATTAGTGAGGTTTGACCGCCTAAGTTGGTTCCCCAGCCGACAAAGAAATAAACTGCTCCTGCTGTCCAAAATCGAATGAGCCACTCTACTTTAGTTTCATCAAAAAATTTTTTCATTCTTTATTCACCTCTAACCTCTTTGATTAACATATAAACCCAACCAAGAATATAAGTTCCAATCCCACTT
This sequence is a window from Vallitaleaceae bacterium 9-2. Protein-coding genes within it:
- a CDS encoding cupin domain-containing protein, producing the protein MIKHYFKHETCESEDLGNGIKRRVLAYDENLMTVEVTFEKGAIGAMHKHPHEQMTYIISGKFEFDINGEKMIVTAGDMTYKEPDIMHGAVCLEAGQLLDIFTPSRKDFL
- a CDS encoding heparinase II/III family protein, encoding MSKIEQMAIEMENEVKIFAQKFSDDPKHQSAWGHHYFCEKDGTALIFNPENENEHKCPLCQTTYESKLYKEVWRYIYRNNAAVTVLKAAALYKRTREKNLLKIILDISQFYIYKFEEFPLHNKEGLYFNTYEEMQWGCGRIMPQNLNESIFFIRIFMALELVKKDLPKEFIEYIKNTFASQIFELLKSQVVKIHNISCWMNNAIGVIGLFSSRQDLIQFAFEGPYNNRRQLLEGVTEDGFWYEGSIHYNFFTLEGFMYLGIFAQRYKYTFDEVAVLEKMLKAAYKYAFSNHILPNPNDGWPNINLKTYSYIYSMGVQIFGDNSETAQILRAILNNDSERVELPLSKPYYYNNEISLERFIFIPKFEMQGSIKKNDETTNFAASNFIILKNKTWNVFLKYGHHGPSHAHPDKMSIEVSTANKLITRDLSNAGYGAVICNEWHRKTPSHSTVIVDGTDHTSVEPGRLIDYTQESCVTQATKVYKDVDFKRSIKISETTLIDQFECNSNEVRTYDYVFHNEGNITEESLNKYKWISSDLGYADNGYQYYENVMKLDEESKEFVLDWQIKDLQLQSVFNTEDCEIYLAWTPDNPVNKLRRSLLIRKKMKNAVFYVTWIYREEKKYD